From Symphalangus syndactylus isolate Jambi chromosome 17, NHGRI_mSymSyn1-v2.1_pri, whole genome shotgun sequence, one genomic window encodes:
- the IGSF23 gene encoding immunoglobulin superfamily member 23 has protein sequence MGAKPQSPLPRNPVPAWSPPTTTTDLMLEKDAAGGDFPANLVLQLMPLKTFPAAIREVIQSELNNSVILQWVVTMDPEPMLSWTFNGVPCGMGEKLFIQRLSWEQLGTYMCIATNSKKQLVSKTVTISLPKPIVQPTEAEPMELDPTLSLSGGSAIGLLAAGILGAGTLIGGMCFTIIQSLRTDRQRIGICS, from the exons ATGGGAGCAAAACCTCAGAGCCCCCTTCCCAGGAACCCTGTCCCAGCCTGgtccccacccaccaccaccactgacCTGATGCTAGAGAAGGATGCGGCTGGAGGTGACTTCCCAGCCAACTTGGT CCTCCAACTAATGCCACTGAAGACATTCCCAGCTGCTATCCGGGAAGTCATCCAGAGTGAGCTCAACAATTCTGTGATCCTGCAGTGGGTAGTGACAATGGACCCTGAGCCCATGCTGAGCTGGACCTTCAATGGGGTGCCCTGTGGGATGGGAGAGAAGCTGTTCATCCAACGGTTGTCCTGGGAGCAGCTGGGCACCTACATGTGCATAGCCACGAACAGCAAGAAACAGCTGGTCTCCAAGACTGTGACCATCTCACTGCCAA AACCCATCGTGCAGCCCACAGAAGCAGAGCCCATGGAGCTGGACCCCACTCTGTCCCTGTCAGGAGGCTCTGCCATCGGGCTCCTTGCAGCTGGGATCCTGGGAGCCGGGACACTGATTGGAGGCATGTGTTTCACCATCATCCAGAGCCTAAG